One genomic window of Leptospira paudalimensis includes the following:
- a CDS encoding TRL-like family protein, producing MNFIKSLLLIFILSFFTHCQSGPFPAFIYQYSTQHMIGDTTGNNLTSAKIVKFGKSCSLSGYIINFFYYGAGNSIEEAARNGNIQKVALVDRESLSILGVLFYRECIIVWGE from the coding sequence TTTATCAAATCATTACTTCTAATTTTTATTCTTTCTTTTTTTACTCATTGTCAGTCAGGTCCATTCCCTGCTTTTATCTATCAATATTCCACACAACATATGATAGGTGACACAACTGGAAACAATCTAACCTCGGCAAAAATTGTAAAATTCGGAAAATCTTGTTCTTTATCAGGTTATATCATCAACTTTTTCTACTACGGTGCAGGAAACTCAATTGAAGAAGCCGCAAGAAATGGCAATATCCAAAAAGTTGCATTAGTTGATAGAGAGTCACTTTCAATTCTTGGAGTGTTGTTCTATAGAGAATGTATTATCGTCTGGGGTGAATAA